The Thermocrinis albus DSM 14484 genome segment ATTCAGGATGCGGAGAGGATCTACAGGGCCTATCCCCATCAGCTTTCGGGTGGTCTAAAACAGAGGGTGTGCATAGCTATGGCTATAGTGTGTGATCCTCCCCTTCTTCTTGCCGATGAGCCTACCACCGCTCTGGATCTCACAGTACAGAAGAGGATACTGCACCTTCTGAGAAGTTTAAGAGATGAGGGTAAAAGTATTCTGTTGGTAACTCACGATCCGGGAGTGGTGGCCGAGTGTGCGGACAGAGTTCTTGTCATAAAGGAGGGTGAAGTTCTGGAAGAGGGCGATGTCTTTAGGATCTTTGACGCTCCTCAACATCCATACACTCGTCAGCTTATCAGTACAAGTTGAAGAATTTTTCCAGACCTTCCAGAACTTTGTGAGAACTCACCTGGTAGGTTCCGCTGTCCAGCTTCTGTTTTATCTCCTCCGCCTTTTTGCTTATCTCGTCCTCCTCCACGGGATTGGTCACGCTTTCGTGAGATATATCTAACCTGACCGTTCCATCTCTGTCCTCTATCTTCCTTTCCCTTGCTTCCCTTTCCTTCTCCAGTCTGAGGTAATATTGGGTAAGACGTGCCAACTCCACCTTATCCAGCATGGCTATATAGTATAATATCGGAACTTTCCTTAGAGGTTAAAGATCACTTCCTCCCCTAAGCTTATACCATACGTCTCACGGGCGTTCCCCATGGGTAGAAAAATCTCCATGAGCCCAAAGCTGCCGCACAGGCTACCCAGTTTACCAGGCTCTCCCTCCATAAAATGGGTAACCACCTTAATCCTCTCTCCACGAAAGATAGCCTCGCGGTAGGGTCCACACTCCACGTTGGTGATGGCGTTTCCGAATCTGTCAAAGTAAAGGATTTTTCCCACCAGCGTGTTTCCTGAAAGGGTAGGTTCTTCCCAAACCAGGTGTGTCCTGTAGGGTATCTCTTTTCCTACGTCCTTTAACGGCACACCTTTGCTGAGGTGAGCTGCCACGGGGGCAAAGATGTCTCTTCCGTGAAAGGTCTGGTTTTTGCGCGGAAGGGTGAAGTTCTCTATCAGATGACACTGAGGCGTTCCCAGTTTTCTGACTACAAGATCAAACAGGCCGTTCATGGGACCTACAAAGTAATAATCCTGACAACGCATGGCTATGGCAGGTCTTTGAGATCCTACCCCAGGATCCACAACACCCACGAAGATGGTGCCAGGTGGAAAGTAGGAGTAGTGGGCCATAAGTAGAAGGGCTCCTTCCTGTATACAGAAAGGAGTCACGCTGTGAGTGATGTCCACTATGCGAGCCTTTGGGTTTATGGACAGAATGACGCCCTTCATGGCACCCACGAAACCATCTTTGTCTCCAAAGTCGGTGAGGAGAGCTATTACCGGGCTATCCGCCATAATCTTTAGTTTTTTCTAATTATAACTTGCTCCGGAAAGGGTAGGGTATAAATTTTTACTTAACCCACAAAACAGGAGGTAAGTTATGGAGAAGAATATGGCCACATGGGATAGGCTGGTGAGGGTTGTGCTGGGCATACTGTTTATCTGGCTTGCTCTTAGCAAGGGTGGTGCTTGGTGGATACTGGGTATAATAGGTATAGTCTTCATAGCCACCTCCATAATAGGCTTCTGTCCTCTCTACAGGGTGGTGGGATTTAGGACGGGTTGAGGGTTCTCTGTATAGACTGGGGAACCAAATCCTTAGGTTTAGCCCTTGGTGATACTAATCTTAAACTGGCTACGCCCTTAAAACCCATTCCCAACAGAGGGAAGGTTCTGGAGAGGATAGCTGAGCTTGTAAAAGAGTACGATGTAAGGCTGGTGGTGGTTGGGCTCCCTCTCACTCCCTCTGGTAGGGAGGGTCAGAGGGCTTCTCAGGTGAGGAGCTTTGTGGAAGAGCTATCCGCTCTTTTGCCTGAGCACGTAGGTGTGGAACTGTGGGATGAGCGTTACACCACCTACGAGGCTGTGCAGCTTCTGGAGGGGAAAAGTAGGAAGAAGGTAAAAGAACTCAAGGACTCTGTATCCGCTCTTATTATACTTCAGGAGTATCTTGATAGCTTATGAGATTCCTCCTCTCTGTTCTTATACTGTTCCTGCTGTTTCTTTTCTACGGCTTCCTTCCTGTGAAGGCCGACAAGACGGTGGATATCCCTTACGGAATGTCCACTCCCCAAATGGCCATGTATCTATATGAGCAAGGCCTTCTGAGGACTCCCCTCTCCTTTCTCCTCCTACACGTGGTGGTGAAAGGAAAGCTGGAGGCGGGAGAGTACGAGTTTAAAGGTTGGACGTGGCCGTGGGACGTTTACAGGAAGATAAGATACGGTCTTAAGAAAACTTACAAGATAACCATACCTGAAGGTTCGGACATATACGACATAGCTCGTATTCTGGAAAATAACGGCATAACAAAGGGAGAGGACTTTTTAAAGTGGGCCACCTCTCCTCAGGTGGCCAAAAAGTACGGTCTTAGGGTGTACGGTATGGAGGGATTCCTCTTTCCGGACACTTACTTTTTCTCCCGTAACACTCATCCCCTCACCATCATAGACACCATGTACCACAACTTTCTGAGAAGGACAAAACCTCTGAGGGAAGAACTCCTCCAGAAAGGAATGAGTTTGGAAGAATGGGTGACTGTGGCCTCTATGATAGAAAAAGAAACAGCCGTGAAGGAAGAAAAGCCCTTAGTGGCCGCTGTCATCTACAACCGCATTAAAAGAGGGATGAAGTTACAGATAGATCCTACGGTGATCTACGCCCTCAAAAGAAAGAACATGTGGGATGGAAAACTGACGCTGAAGGATCTTAAGATAGATGACCCTTACAACACCTACCTCTATCCTGGTCTTCCACCTACACCCATATGCAATCCGGGTCTTGACTCTCTGGAAGCTGCTCTTAGACCTGCCAAGGTGGATTATCTTTACTTTGTGGCCAACGGAGAGGGAGGGCACTTCTTCAGCGTTACTTACGAGGACCACTTGAAGAAAGTTAATCTCTACAGACAGATGCACCGCCAATGAGCTTTTAAAATATCTCCCTATGCTGTCGGTGGAAGAGCAGCTCCGCATCATAAAGAGAGGCACTGTGGAGATCATAGAGGAGGAGGAGCTAAGGAAAAAACTGGCAGAGGGAAGGCCTCTTCGCATCAAGGCGGGTTTTGATCCCACCGCTCCGGACCTTCACCTGGGTCACGTGGTGCTTCTTAACAAGCTGAGGCAGTTTCAAGATCTGGGTCACGAGGTTTACTTCGTGATAGGAGACTTTACCGCCATGATAGGAGATCCCACGGGAAGGAACGAGGTAAGACCACCCCTTTCCCGAGAGGAGGTTCTGGAAAACGCTAAAACTTACGAACATCAAGTTTTTAAGGTTCTTGATCCTCAGAAAACCAACGTGGTTTTTAACAGCTCCTGGATCACTCCCCTCGGAACGGAGGGTATCATAAAGCTCTCCGCCCACTACACGGTGGCACGTATGCTGGAGAGGGATGACTTCTCCCGTAGGTTCAAGGAAGGCATACCCATCTACATCCACGAGTTTATATATCCACTACTGCAGGGTTATGACTCGGTGGCTCTCAAAGCCGATGTGGAACTGGGTGGGACGGATCAAAAGTTTAACTTACTGGTGGGAAGAGATCTTCAGAGGGCTTACGGACAGGAACCTCAGGTTTGTATCACCTTACCCCTGTTGGTGGGATTGGACGGTGTTAGGAAGATGTCTAAATCTTACCGTAACTACGTAGGTCTTCAGGAAGATCCTGATTCCATGTTCGGTAAGATTATGTCCATATCGGATCAACTTATGTGGGAGTATTACACCCTCCTCACCGATATAGAGGAGGAGGAGATAAAAAACATGAAGGAGAAGTGGCATCCTGCAGATGCCAAGAAGCGCCTTGCCCATTACATTGTGGAGCGTTTCCACGGTAAGGAGGCAGCAGACAAGGCTCTGAGTAACTTTGAGAGAACCTTTTCCCGTAAGGAGTTTCCTGAGGACGCACCTGTTTTGGAACTGCCCATGGGATACAGACAAAAGGCCTTTGAACTGCTTTACAGCTTAGGTATAGAGAACTCTAAGAACTCGGCACGCAGAGTCATAGAAGGGGGTGGTCTTAGGATAAACGGTAGAAGAATAGAGGATCCCAACGAAGAGATAGAGGTGACAGAGGAACTCAGACTCCAGGTGGGTAAGAAAAGGTTCTTTCGCATAAAACCTATCTGACCAGCTTGACCCTCTCCCAGTTTACCGGCTTAAAACCTTCGTCTCTGGCCTCCTTCTTGGCCTTTTGGTAACTGATTATTCTGTTTATGTCGGTTCTCAGGGTAAGGTTCTTTTCCAACTCAGCTTTGTACTGTCTGAGGGTTTCGGTGTAGCGCTTGGATACCTGCAGGGCGTATATGGAGTAAGCCAGATTTGAAATAATAAGGATCACTATTAGAAAAAGGCATCTCATACCTTCTCCCCTGCTCTCAGTTTGGCGCTTCTGCTGGGAGGGTTTTTCTCTATCTCCTCCCGGGAGGGTGTTATGGGTTTTTTGGTGAGAGGCTTTATCTCGTGGGAGTGTTCTTTGAAAAAGTTCTTCACTATTCTGTCCTCCAGAGAGTGGAAGGATATCACCACCAGTCTTCCTCCCTTTCTGAGAAACTTTAGGGTCTTTGGGAGAGCTTCTTTGAGGTTTCTCAGCTCACCGTTTACCTCTATCCTTATGGCCTGAAAGACACGGGTGGCCGGATGTATCCTTCCCCTTCTGTAAGGTACCACAGACAGAACTATCTGCACCAGCTCACCCGTTGTCTCTATAGGTTTTTCCTTTCTTCTGAGGACTATGGCTCTCGCTATTCTGGAGGCGTAGGGTTCTTCTCCGTACTCCCTCAGTATACGCTCCAGATCTCTCTGGGAGTATCTGTTAACCACGTGGTAAGCGGTAATAGGATCTGATGGATCCATTCTCATGTCCAGAAACTCGTCCCTCTGGAAGGAAAAACCTCTTGCGCTTTTCAGCTGCATCATGGACATGCCAAGATCAAAGAGAAAACCGTCCACCTGCTCTACACCTTCCTGAAGTAACACCTCGTCTAAGTGCACAAAATTGGCGTGGTACAGACTAAACCTTCCTTCGAACTCCCTCAGGTTTTCCTCCGCCAACTTCAGAGCCTGAGGATCCCTGTCTATACCTATCACGTAAGCCTGAGGGTTTTTCTCCAAGATCCTTCTTGTGTGACCTCCTGCACCTACCGTGCAGTCCACGTAAAGTTTGCCTCCATTTCCTAAAAGTAGATCCGTAGCTGTCTCCAACAAAACAGGAAAGTGATGCATTATCATACATAATAAATGAGTCCTCTTCTCTTAGCTACACTGTTGGTGATCCTATCTATAAGTGTTTGGGAAGCTTTCCTCATCCTTCTTCTCATCTACACGGGAATCCTCTTCCTAAAGGGTAAGCTCAGTTTTGGTGGCGTTATGATGAAGCCTTTATTAATGTACGCTGTGACTGTTTTGTTGTCTAACCTTCTCTTTGCTCCTAAGGAGTACATAGGTAAAGCGGTGGAGAGAAGCGTCTTCTTACTGGTTTACCCTTTGGGAGAAAGGTGGCACCTTGGAAGGGAAAAGCTCAGCTATTTTTGTAACTTTCTGACACTGGCAGGGTTCTTACTTTTTCCTGTAGTACTTTACAAGTTTCTCAAGACGGGAACGCCGGCTCCTCTGTGGGGAGGTGTCTTTGAAGTGG includes the following:
- the rsmH gene encoding 16S rRNA (cytosine(1402)-N(4))-methyltransferase RsmH; this translates as MMHHFPVLLETATDLLLGNGGKLYVDCTVGAGGHTRRILEKNPQAYVIGIDRDPQALKLAEENLREFEGRFSLYHANFVHLDEVLLQEGVEQVDGFLFDLGMSMMQLKSARGFSFQRDEFLDMRMDPSDPITAYHVVNRYSQRDLERILREYGEEPYASRIARAIVLRRKEKPIETTGELVQIVLSVVPYRRGRIHPATRVFQAIRIEVNGELRNLKEALPKTLKFLRKGGRLVVISFHSLEDRIVKNFFKEHSHEIKPLTKKPITPSREEIEKNPPSRSAKLRAGEKV
- the mltG gene encoding endolytic transglycosylase MltG; its protein translation is MRFLLSVLILFLLFLFYGFLPVKADKTVDIPYGMSTPQMAMYLYEQGLLRTPLSFLLLHVVVKGKLEAGEYEFKGWTWPWDVYRKIRYGLKKTYKITIPEGSDIYDIARILENNGITKGEDFLKWATSPQVAKKYGLRVYGMEGFLFPDTYFFSRNTHPLTIIDTMYHNFLRRTKPLREELLQKGMSLEEWVTVASMIEKETAVKEEKPLVAAVIYNRIKRGMKLQIDPTVIYALKRKNMWDGKLTLKDLKIDDPYNTYLYPGLPPTPICNPGLDSLEAALRPAKVDYLYFVANGEGGHFFSVTYEDHLKKVNLYRQMHRQ
- the ruvX gene encoding Holliday junction resolvase RuvX yields the protein MRVLCIDWGTKSLGLALGDTNLKLATPLKPIPNRGKVLERIAELVKEYDVRLVVVGLPLTPSGREGQRASQVRSFVEELSALLPEHVGVELWDERYTTYEAVQLLEGKSRKKVKELKDSVSALIILQEYLDSL
- the tyrS gene encoding tyrosine--tRNA ligase yields the protein MSVEEQLRIIKRGTVEIIEEEELRKKLAEGRPLRIKAGFDPTAPDLHLGHVVLLNKLRQFQDLGHEVYFVIGDFTAMIGDPTGRNEVRPPLSREEVLENAKTYEHQVFKVLDPQKTNVVFNSSWITPLGTEGIIKLSAHYTVARMLERDDFSRRFKEGIPIYIHEFIYPLLQGYDSVALKADVELGGTDQKFNLLVGRDLQRAYGQEPQVCITLPLLVGLDGVRKMSKSYRNYVGLQEDPDSMFGKIMSISDQLMWEYYTLLTDIEEEEIKNMKEKWHPADAKKRLAHYIVERFHGKEAADKALSNFERTFSRKEFPEDAPVLELPMGYRQKAFELLYSLGIENSKNSARRVIEGGGLRINGRRIEDPNEEIEVTEELRLQVGKKRFFRIKPI
- a CDS encoding flagellar biosynthesis anti-sigma factor FlgM — its product is MLDKVELARLTQYYLRLEKEREARERKIEDRDGTVRLDISHESVTNPVEEDEISKKAEEIKQKLDSGTYQVSSHKVLEGLEKFFNLY
- a CDS encoding YgaP family membrane protein; the protein is MEKNMATWDRLVRVVLGILFIWLALSKGGAWWILGIIGIVFIATSIIGFCPLYRVVGFRTG
- a CDS encoding SAM hydrolase/SAM-dependent halogenase family protein gives rise to the protein MADSPVIALLTDFGDKDGFVGAMKGVILSINPKARIVDITHSVTPFCIQEGALLLMAHYSYFPPGTIFVGVVDPGVGSQRPAIAMRCQDYYFVGPMNGLFDLVVRKLGTPQCHLIENFTLPRKNQTFHGRDIFAPVAAHLSKGVPLKDVGKEIPYRTHLVWEEPTLSGNTLVGKILYFDRFGNAITNVECGPYREAIFRGERIKVVTHFMEGEPGKLGSLCGSFGLMEIFLPMGNARETYGISLGEEVIFNL